A part of Gemmatimonas groenlandica genomic DNA contains:
- a CDS encoding OsmC family protein has product MQRTAQAQWKGTGKEGSGTLTTPSGVLNAQPYSFKLRFQDEDGRNGTNPEELIAAAHAGCFSMALSFQLAGAGFTADEINTTAVLTMEPVDGNQTITKIVLKLTATIPGITAEQFQTLAENAKAGCPVSRVLKADISLEATLA; this is encoded by the coding sequence CGGGCAAGGAAGGCAGCGGCACGCTCACGACGCCCAGCGGCGTGTTGAACGCGCAGCCGTATTCGTTCAAGCTTCGCTTCCAGGATGAAGACGGGCGCAATGGCACGAACCCGGAAGAACTCATCGCCGCCGCGCACGCCGGCTGCTTCTCGATGGCGTTGTCGTTCCAGCTGGCTGGCGCCGGCTTCACCGCCGACGAGATCAACACCACCGCCGTGCTGACCATGGAGCCGGTGGACGGCAACCAGACGATCACCAAGATCGTGCTGAAGCTCACGGCCACCATTCCCGGCATCACCGCCGAGCAGTTCCAGACGCTGGCCGAGAACGCCAAGGCGGGTTGCCCGGTGTCGCGCGTGCTCAAGGCCGACATCAGTCTGGAAGCCACGCTAGCGTAG
- a CDS encoding ArsR/SmtB family transcription factor, translating to MAQKIMRPELLDLVADRFKALSDRARLSLLQELRGGSCTVNELVEATGMGQANVSRHLAILFNHGLVSRERDGVYVRYELADADVLKLCELVCGRLESELAERKKVISGR from the coding sequence ATGGCGCAGAAGATCATGCGTCCGGAGTTGCTCGACCTGGTCGCGGACCGGTTTAAGGCACTCAGTGACCGTGCTCGACTCAGTCTCCTGCAGGAGCTGCGTGGCGGCTCGTGCACGGTGAATGAACTGGTCGAAGCGACCGGCATGGGCCAAGCCAACGTCTCACGGCATTTGGCCATTCTGTTCAATCACGGATTGGTGAGCCGCGAGCGCGATGGCGTGTACGTGCGCTACGAACTCGCCGACGCCGACGTGCTCAAGCTGTGCGAGTTGGTGTGCGGACGACTGGAAAGTGAACTGGCGGAGCGGAAGAAGGTGATCAGCGGGCGCTGA
- the trxA gene encoding thioredoxin encodes MTTTSAKKAVLPCTACGKLNRVDLSRSDAQPKCGTCRVPLVLDAPVVLTDANFDTVVGNSTVPVMVDFYADWCGPCKMMAPVFAQFAKQQRGQAIVAKVDTDRNPGVASRFAIRSIPTIALLKDGKEVARQVGAVPMGQLEQMVISAR; translated from the coding sequence ATGACCACCACCAGCGCCAAGAAGGCGGTGCTCCCCTGCACCGCCTGCGGCAAACTCAACCGCGTCGACCTGTCCCGGTCCGACGCCCAGCCAAAATGCGGCACCTGCCGGGTGCCACTGGTGCTCGATGCGCCCGTGGTGCTGACCGACGCCAACTTCGACACCGTCGTCGGCAACAGCACGGTGCCGGTGATGGTGGACTTTTACGCCGACTGGTGTGGGCCCTGCAAGATGATGGCGCCGGTGTTCGCTCAGTTCGCGAAGCAGCAGCGCGGGCAGGCCATCGTGGCGAAGGTCGACACCGATCGCAATCCAGGAGTGGCTTCCCGCTTCGCCATCCGGAGCATTCCTACGATCGCGCTCTTGAAGGACGGGAAGGAAGTGGCGCGACAGGTCGGCGCCGTACCGATGGGCCAGCTGGAGCAGATGGTGATCAGCGCCCGCTGA
- a CDS encoding DUF1003 domain-containing protein: MSQHNVTLGQRLADRIAVFGGSWTFILLFLAFLLAWAVLNTEILGPRNQAFDPYPYIFLNLFLSMLAALQAPVIMMSQNRQSQRDRLHAANDYAVNLKAEIEIRELHEKLDALRERDWAALAAQQQQQIDMLTHLMERSTRGDRV; this comes from the coding sequence GTGTCGCAGCACAATGTCACGCTTGGCCAGCGACTCGCCGACCGCATCGCGGTCTTCGGGGGGTCGTGGACTTTTATCCTGCTCTTCCTCGCTTTTCTGCTTGCGTGGGCAGTGCTGAACACCGAGATCCTCGGACCGCGCAACCAAGCGTTCGATCCCTATCCGTACATCTTCCTCAATCTGTTTCTCTCCATGCTGGCAGCGCTGCAAGCCCCGGTCATTATGATGAGCCAGAACCGGCAGTCGCAACGTGATCGCCTGCACGCCGCGAACGATTATGCGGTGAACCTCAAGGCGGAAATCGAGATTCGCGAACTCCACGAGAAGCTTGATGCCCTACGAGAGCGAGACTGGGCCGCGCTCGCGGCGCAGCAGCAACAGCAGATCGACATGCTGACGCATCTGATGGAACGGAGCACCCGCGGCGATCGGGTCTGA
- a CDS encoding PD40 domain-containing protein yields MPIRTRPRALSALLPLVITTLISAGCQDDSATGPGPQPLPSFDLVFEETSAVGLNSDRLMVRRLDDAVSVPLFGTQVLGGNPSPSADGARVIFVGSRDGDTDDVQDLFVVGRDAPPQRIPLAAGTESSPTLSPDGTRVAYIKRGADAVGRLYVARVDGSSEAAVPIALAPGLSYAYAYPAWSPDGSTLLFSAGAPGNLHLFSARADGAGLRQLTTGAESDTEGAWSPDGRSVAFVRGTSPARTVLMTKELASGVERAFDFPWRNRSPSWSPDGERIAFASNMADNLDYELYVVRVDGSALQRLTNDELQQRAPRWIRR; encoded by the coding sequence ATGCCAATACGCACTCGCCCCCGCGCCCTGTCAGCGCTGCTCCCGCTGGTTATCACCACGCTCATTTCCGCTGGATGCCAGGACGACAGCGCGACCGGTCCTGGTCCCCAGCCGCTGCCGTCGTTCGATCTCGTGTTCGAGGAGACATCGGCGGTTGGACTCAATTCCGACCGGCTGATGGTGCGCCGACTCGATGACGCTGTGTCGGTGCCCCTCTTCGGCACCCAGGTGCTGGGGGGCAACCCAAGCCCATCGGCCGATGGCGCACGGGTGATATTCGTCGGCTCGCGCGATGGCGACACCGACGATGTTCAGGATCTGTTCGTGGTGGGTCGCGATGCCCCGCCGCAGCGAATCCCCCTGGCCGCGGGAACGGAGTCGAGTCCCACCTTGTCGCCGGACGGCACGCGCGTGGCGTACATCAAGCGCGGTGCCGACGCGGTCGGACGCCTGTACGTGGCGCGCGTCGACGGCAGCAGCGAGGCCGCCGTGCCGATCGCCTTGGCCCCTGGGCTCTCCTACGCCTATGCGTATCCAGCGTGGTCCCCTGACGGGTCGACGTTGCTCTTCTCCGCCGGTGCGCCCGGCAACCTGCACCTTTTCAGTGCTCGCGCCGACGGCGCTGGGCTTCGTCAGCTCACGACGGGAGCCGAGAGCGATACCGAGGGGGCGTGGTCGCCCGATGGCCGGTCGGTGGCGTTCGTGCGCGGCACCTCGCCCGCGCGCACGGTGCTCATGACCAAGGAGCTGGCATCAGGCGTCGAGCGCGCCTTCGACTTTCCGTGGCGCAATCGCTCCCCGTCCTGGTCACCCGACGGCGAGCGCATCGCTTTCGCGTCAAACATGGCCGATAATCTCGACTACGAGCTGTACGTGGTGCGAGTGGACGGCTCCGCCCTCCAGCGACTCACCAACGACGAGCTGCAGCAGCGCGCTCCGCGGTGGATCAGGCGGTAA
- a CDS encoding WD40/YVTN/BNR-like repeat-containing protein, with product MPHLFIRSTARTVAALAVAAASALPAVAAAQAPSTSLADSLLARPFAFRAIGPASMSGRISDIAVVEGPRTLRGGRLGTAMYVAVATGGIWKTTNGGLSWAPVSDSIGVGSVGAVAAAPSNGDVVWVGSGEANNMRSSSWGVGVFKSTDGGKTWSKPMLPKTQHIGRIVIDPRDPDIVYVAAMGPLWAPGGDRGLYKTIDGGKTWTNTKSISAQTGFTELVMDPANPDVLYAASLQRERREYGFLPGGTESAIWKTTDGAKTWTKLTSGLPTGEIGRIGLTVCRSRPSTVYASVHAKAAANGFYRSDDAGSTWKLVNTSNGTAWYYSQVRCDPTDAEHVYRLNANSQESYDGGKTWIGFAGGGGVHGDAHALWINPEDREHIVLGNDGGVDISYDRGRTWYNVENIVGAQFYAIAVDNAKPFYNVYGGLQDNQTWGGPSRTRNAFGPSNADWYRMAGGDGFYNVPDPLDHNIAYAESQNGGVVRYDARTGQTKSIKPYPKNGERHRWNWSAPIVPSQHTGRTLYMAANYLFKSADRGDSWTTISPDLTRGLDRDSLPMRGAVPSRDVLGLHEGTAEFSNISTVSESPRRAGLLAVGTDDGLIQVTQNDGKSWTKSSVFPGVPDTTFVSRVQFSTHSEGTLYATFDGHRSNDFKPYVMRSTDFGRTWTSITGDLPDGGSVQVIREHFRQPNLLFVGTEFGAFFTVDNGVHWTQLKSGIPGVPVWDMQIQESWNDLVLGTHGRGVYILDDLGPLEKLAEAKRAEVAYLFPARNEIAMTLNNSRNSGMGSTGFTGQNPENGVRLAYLLNKITADDKAKLEIIDGGGRTVRELPVPRRTGMFRPVWDMRVGAPLTAAVDSNVSAGRVPSAGGGGGFGGGGFGGFGRGGTPSYTAAPGNYMARLTITPKAGASTVLTQRFALLRDAGQAMSEGELKALDAFRFKVVQFQKAVTAQQTRGDSVVSRFAEVKKAAEANTAKLTPELKQSLTDIDKELASYVKEVGQAPGARPRGVGGAPAGGPPAGGDDDVGASGQADGSFTGRAALLNSALNSSFPLSAAQQSMLGGLTRELEQHGARVASVKSAKLPALLKSLQVAGITVPDAPVRGQ from the coding sequence ATGCCTCACCTGTTCATTCGCTCCACTGCCCGCACCGTCGCCGCGCTCGCCGTGGCGGCGGCGTCGGCACTCCCTGCCGTGGCAGCGGCGCAAGCCCCGTCGACGTCGCTCGCCGACTCGCTGCTCGCGCGTCCGTTCGCCTTCCGCGCCATCGGCCCCGCCTCCATGAGCGGTCGCATCTCGGACATCGCGGTGGTCGAAGGCCCGCGCACGCTGCGCGGTGGTCGACTAGGCACCGCGATGTATGTCGCCGTTGCCACCGGCGGCATCTGGAAGACCACCAATGGCGGTCTGTCGTGGGCGCCCGTCTCCGATTCCATCGGCGTCGGCTCTGTCGGCGCCGTGGCCGCCGCTCCGTCGAATGGTGACGTGGTCTGGGTCGGCAGCGGTGAGGCCAACAACATGCGCAGCTCGTCGTGGGGCGTGGGCGTGTTCAAGTCCACCGACGGCGGCAAGACCTGGTCGAAGCCGATGCTGCCCAAGACGCAGCACATCGGTCGCATCGTCATCGATCCGCGCGACCCGGACATCGTGTACGTGGCTGCCATGGGGCCGCTCTGGGCGCCCGGTGGCGACCGCGGTCTCTACAAGACGATCGACGGCGGCAAGACGTGGACGAATACCAAGTCAATCTCCGCTCAGACCGGCTTCACCGAACTCGTGATGGATCCGGCCAATCCCGACGTGCTTTATGCCGCTTCGTTGCAGCGTGAACGTCGGGAGTACGGATTCCTCCCCGGCGGTACCGAGAGCGCGATCTGGAAAACCACCGACGGCGCGAAGACGTGGACCAAGCTCACGAGCGGCCTGCCGACGGGTGAGATCGGCCGCATCGGCCTCACGGTGTGCCGTTCGCGTCCGAGCACGGTCTACGCCTCGGTGCACGCGAAGGCGGCCGCCAACGGCTTCTATCGCAGCGACGACGCCGGCAGCACCTGGAAGCTGGTCAACACCAGCAACGGCACCGCGTGGTACTACAGCCAGGTACGCTGCGATCCGACCGACGCCGAACACGTGTATCGCCTGAACGCCAACTCGCAGGAGTCGTACGACGGCGGCAAAACGTGGATCGGCTTCGCCGGCGGTGGCGGCGTGCACGGCGACGCACATGCGCTCTGGATCAATCCCGAAGATCGCGAACACATCGTGCTCGGCAACGACGGTGGCGTCGACATTTCGTACGATCGCGGCCGCACCTGGTATAACGTCGAGAACATCGTCGGCGCGCAGTTCTACGCCATCGCGGTGGACAACGCCAAGCCGTTCTACAACGTGTACGGCGGACTGCAGGACAATCAGACCTGGGGCGGCCCGAGCCGCACGCGCAACGCCTTCGGTCCGTCGAACGCCGACTGGTATCGCATGGCCGGCGGCGACGGCTTCTACAACGTGCCGGATCCGCTCGATCACAACATCGCGTACGCAGAATCGCAGAACGGCGGCGTGGTGCGCTACGATGCGCGCACGGGGCAGACCAAGAGTATCAAGCCGTATCCGAAGAACGGTGAGCGGCATCGCTGGAACTGGAGCGCGCCGATCGTGCCGTCGCAGCACACCGGCCGCACCCTGTACATGGCCGCGAACTATCTGTTCAAGAGCGCCGATCGCGGCGATTCGTGGACGACGATCAGCCCCGACCTCACGCGTGGACTCGATCGCGACAGTCTGCCCATGCGCGGGGCCGTGCCGTCGCGTGACGTACTCGGCCTGCACGAAGGCACCGCGGAATTCAGCAACATCTCCACGGTATCCGAGTCCCCGCGCCGCGCCGGCCTGCTCGCTGTCGGCACCGATGACGGGCTGATTCAGGTCACGCAGAACGACGGCAAGTCGTGGACGAAGTCGTCGGTGTTCCCGGGCGTACCCGACACCACATTCGTGAGCCGCGTGCAGTTCTCGACGCACAGCGAAGGCACGCTCTACGCCACGTTCGACGGTCATCGCAGCAACGACTTCAAGCCGTACGTCATGCGCAGCACCGACTTCGGACGCACGTGGACGTCGATCACCGGCGACCTGCCCGACGGTGGCTCGGTGCAGGTGATCCGCGAGCATTTCCGCCAGCCGAATCTGCTCTTTGTCGGCACCGAGTTCGGCGCGTTCTTTACCGTCGACAACGGCGTGCACTGGACGCAGCTCAAGTCCGGCATCCCCGGCGTGCCGGTGTGGGACATGCAGATTCAGGAGAGCTGGAACGATCTCGTGCTCGGCACGCACGGTCGTGGTGTGTACATCCTCGACGACCTCGGTCCGCTGGAGAAGCTGGCCGAAGCGAAGCGGGCGGAGGTGGCATACCTGTTCCCGGCGCGCAACGAGATTGCGATGACGCTCAACAACAGCCGCAACTCCGGCATGGGCTCCACCGGATTCACGGGGCAGAACCCGGAGAACGGCGTGCGTCTCGCGTATCTCCTCAACAAGATCACGGCCGACGATAAGGCCAAGCTCGAGATCATCGACGGTGGCGGACGGACCGTGCGTGAACTCCCGGTGCCGCGTCGCACCGGCATGTTCCGGCCGGTGTGGGACATGCGCGTCGGTGCACCGCTCACGGCCGCCGTCGATAGCAATGTCTCGGCAGGACGCGTGCCGTCGGCGGGCGGCGGCGGTGGATTCGGTGGTGGCGGTTTTGGTGGCTTCGGCCGTGGCGGCACGCCGAGCTACACGGCCGCGCCGGGCAACTACATGGCGCGACTCACCATCACCCCGAAGGCGGGCGCGAGCACGGTGCTCACGCAGCGCTTCGCACTGTTGCGCGACGCCGGACAGGCGATGTCCGAGGGTGAGCTCAAGGCGCTCGATGCCTTCCGCTTCAAGGTGGTGCAGTTCCAGAAGGCCGTGACAGCGCAGCAGACGCGTGGTGACAGTGTGGTGTCGCGCTTTGCCGAGGTGAAGAAGGCGGCTGAAGCGAACACGGCCAAGCTCACGCCGGAGCTCAAGCAATCTCTCACCGACATCGACAAGGAACTCGCGAGCTACGTGAAGGAAGTCGGACAGGCACCTGGTGCGCGTCCACGCGGCGTTGGTGGTGCACCGGCCGGTGGTCCGCCAGCGGGTGGTGACGACGATGTCGGCGCGTCGGGTCAGGCCGACGGATCGTTCACGGGCCGCGCGGCGCTGTTGAACAGTGCGCTCAACAGCAGCTTCCCACTGTCGGCGGCGCAGCAGTCGATGCTGGGGGGGCTCACCCGCGAACTCGAGCAGCACGGCGCTCGTGTGGCGTCGGTGAAGTCGGCCAAATTGCCGGCGCTGCTCAAGTCATTGCAGGTGGCCGGCATCACGGTGCCGGACGCTCCCGTGCGTGGTCAGTAA
- a CDS encoding AP protein, whose translation MMRGVCHALAATLLLAASIGHAQSTQAPPAALKTQYVMLVISDGVRWQEVFGGADASLMGKDGGVSDTASLRRDFWRDRPQSRREALFPFLWGTVAAQGQIFGDSAAGSQARITNTMKFSYPGYSETFTGFADPRIDSNNHPPNANTTVFEWLNRDAAFQGRVAAFATWNAFGRIFNAERSGLPVYDGWTRGVAPSSSPRSALLRDLYATTIRLWPDVAFDALMQQSLLEYLGTHDPRVLFVGYGETDEWAHAGKYDLYLHSARNMDGYLAQLWARVQGDPRTRDKTTLIVSTDHGRGWAREWTDHGKDVGGAEFIWAAVIGPDTPARGVRTSTPVQQAQVAATIAALLGRDWQRAEPKAAPPLPIFR comes from the coding sequence ATGATGCGCGGTGTTTGCCACGCGCTCGCGGCGACGCTGCTGCTGGCCGCCTCGATCGGACACGCGCAATCCACGCAGGCACCACCCGCCGCACTGAAAACGCAGTACGTGATGCTCGTGATCTCCGACGGCGTACGCTGGCAGGAAGTGTTCGGTGGGGCCGACGCGTCGCTGATGGGCAAGGACGGCGGTGTGTCGGATACGGCGTCGCTGCGTCGCGACTTCTGGCGCGACAGGCCGCAGTCGCGGCGCGAGGCCCTCTTTCCCTTCCTGTGGGGCACGGTTGCCGCGCAGGGCCAGATCTTCGGCGATAGCGCGGCGGGCAGTCAGGCGCGCATCACCAACACCATGAAGTTCTCATATCCGGGATACAGCGAAACGTTCACCGGCTTTGCCGACCCGCGCATCGACAGCAACAATCATCCGCCCAATGCGAACACCACGGTCTTCGAATGGCTCAACCGCGATGCCGCATTCCAAGGGCGGGTGGCCGCCTTCGCCACGTGGAACGCGTTCGGTCGTATCTTCAACGCAGAGCGGAGTGGACTACCGGTCTACGACGGGTGGACACGTGGCGTGGCCCCGTCGTCGTCACCGCGATCGGCGCTGCTGCGCGATCTCTACGCGACCACGATTCGTCTGTGGCCCGACGTGGCCTTCGATGCGCTCATGCAGCAGTCGCTGCTCGAGTATCTGGGCACGCACGATCCGCGTGTGCTGTTCGTGGGATACGGCGAGACCGACGAGTGGGCGCACGCGGGCAAGTATGACCTGTACCTGCACTCGGCGCGCAACATGGACGGCTATCTCGCCCAGCTGTGGGCGCGGGTGCAGGGTGATCCGCGCACCCGCGACAAGACGACGCTGATCGTGAGCACCGACCATGGTCGCGGGTGGGCACGCGAATGGACGGACCATGGGAAGGACGTGGGCGGCGCCGAGTTCATCTGGGCGGCGGTGATCGGTCCGGATACGCCGGCGCGCGGGGTACGCACCAGCACGCCCGTGCAACAAGCACAAGTGGCGGCCACGATCGCGGCGCTGCTGGGGCGGGATTGGCAAAGGGCGGAGCCGAAAGCGGCCCCGCCCTTGCCCATCTTCCGCTAG
- a CDS encoding DUF1028 domain-containing protein translates to MRSLPSVVHTVVRTVTLTLGILASASAARAQSSGFSTTPPLPWPPVATFSILGYDPATGEVGGAVQSRVFSVGNGVLWAEAGVGAAATQAIVDVSYGPQAIALLRQGVKPAEVIKRVWQGDPDPRPVDWTKEGRQFAVIDAQGNVAAYTGPKATVWAGDKQGKFCTAQGNILASAEVVNAMVSAFENTTGHLSLRLMAALEAGQMAGGDKRGMQSAAMLIVKKDGGVWLHNDVVLRLQVDDSPEPIKELRRLVEKAATMRRPR, encoded by the coding sequence ATGCGCTCTCTGCCGTCCGTCGTTCACACCGTCGTTCGCACCGTCACGCTCACCCTTGGCATCCTGGCCTCGGCGAGCGCCGCCCGCGCGCAATCCTCGGGATTCTCCACCACGCCGCCACTCCCGTGGCCACCGGTGGCCACCTTTTCCATTCTCGGCTACGATCCGGCCACGGGTGAAGTCGGCGGCGCCGTGCAGTCGCGCGTGTTCTCCGTGGGCAACGGCGTACTCTGGGCTGAGGCCGGTGTGGGCGCGGCGGCCACCCAGGCCATCGTCGACGTGAGCTACGGTCCGCAGGCCATCGCGCTGCTGCGTCAGGGCGTGAAGCCAGCCGAAGTGATCAAGCGCGTGTGGCAGGGCGACCCTGACCCTCGGCCGGTGGACTGGACCAAGGAGGGCCGACAGTTCGCGGTGATCGACGCCCAGGGCAACGTGGCCGCCTACACCGGCCCCAAGGCGACCGTGTGGGCTGGTGACAAACAGGGAAAGTTCTGCACCGCACAGGGCAACATTCTGGCCAGCGCCGAGGTGGTAAACGCGATGGTCAGTGCGTTCGAGAACACCACCGGGCATCTCTCCCTGCGGCTGATGGCGGCCCTCGAGGCGGGCCAGATGGCCGGCGGCGACAAGCGCGGTATGCAGTCGGCCGCGATGCTCATCGTGAAGAAAGACGGCGGCGTGTGGCTGCACAACGATGTCGTACTGCGATTGCAGGTCGACGACAGCCCTGAGCCGATCAAGGAGTTGCGCCGGCTGGTGGAGAAAGCGGCGACGATGCGGAGACCGCGTTGA
- a CDS encoding M14 family zinc carboxypeptidase produces MAVGTLVATAMLAAAPAAAQTGAAAQQIDEAYTAKIKEFLQDPRITTELVDHLPSSATVPTPLKFHGRIVGTPGELTYAKDIHRYFEALDKASPRAKYWTIGKTEEGRDMVVLAIADSATIANLDKFKGDLAALSDPRKTSEAEAKRLIGTTKPMYWLTSGIHSPETGGPEMLQELAYRLIVEETPFIQQIRNNIITFITPVIEVDGREKQVDTYYYNKKLPPGAARLPLMYWGKYVAHDNNRDGMGQFLSLTKNVNDFFLQWKPQVMHDLHESVTYLYSSTGTGPYNDAIDPITVTEWWMMAQVDVQEMTKRGVPGVWTYGFYDGWTPNYMFFAAHTKNAIGRFYEVQSYGPDNYEVRPPATTTSREWFRPNPPLPYIKWGPRNNTNIQESAVLFSLKHFADNKSLYLENFWIKSKRAVDKGKTGAGPFAWVIPATQRRKADAADAVNELRKQGLEVHTANSAFSVGSLAVKAGDYIVRGDQPYRTLADMYFSIQNYSPANPSPYDDTGWTFQYMRNVAVLPVSEKSILDQGMSAVTAKVHAAGGIEGTGPVLIVDHTTDNNLMKFRTTHAAVRMQAAEAEFTAAGRTFRAGAFIVPAADRAKLEPTLKELGLSGYAVASAPAVKMHDLDLPRIGYVHAWQRTQDEGWVRAALDTYGVPYTYFADIKLKDGNLRAKYDVIIYPSVGGSAQSHVAGIIKSGDTPLPYKKSAATPNLGANDSADDIRGGMGIEGLTELYKFVQAGGTLIVEGSTTTIFPAYNLTSGITVESPAGLFARGTILRGVVTDRTSPLSYGFDAQLPVYFNQDPVLAVAGSAGLFAGGGGGRGSALSQNVTPNAVPLRISPWTFGASDSTGTPTPATGRGAAPGAAGAPGAGQGGRGSAGGAGAAPGAATPGAAGGNVFGGATGIDGSRPRVIMQFPANAADMLLSGTLANGEGLANRAQLVDAPVGKGHVVMFAIRPFWRWQTQGTYFLGFNAILNWNDLDAGK; encoded by the coding sequence ATGGCTGTTGGGACGCTGGTCGCCACGGCGATGCTGGCGGCGGCGCCGGCAGCGGCACAGACGGGAGCCGCTGCGCAGCAGATCGACGAAGCGTACACCGCGAAGATCAAAGAATTCCTGCAGGACCCTCGCATCACCACCGAGTTGGTCGATCACCTGCCGTCGTCTGCCACGGTGCCAACGCCGCTCAAATTTCACGGTCGCATCGTCGGCACGCCCGGCGAGCTCACCTATGCGAAGGACATTCATCGCTACTTCGAGGCGCTCGACAAGGCGTCGCCGCGCGCGAAGTACTGGACCATCGGCAAGACGGAAGAAGGACGCGACATGGTGGTGCTGGCGATCGCCGATTCGGCCACGATCGCCAATCTCGACAAGTTCAAGGGCGACCTCGCCGCGCTGAGTGACCCGCGCAAGACGAGCGAAGCCGAGGCCAAGCGGCTGATCGGCACGACGAAGCCCATGTACTGGCTCACCAGCGGCATTCACTCGCCGGAGACCGGCGGTCCGGAAATGCTGCAGGAGTTGGCGTACCGTCTCATCGTCGAAGAGACGCCGTTCATCCAGCAGATCCGCAACAACATCATCACGTTCATCACGCCGGTGATCGAAGTGGACGGCCGCGAAAAGCAGGTCGACACGTACTATTACAACAAGAAGCTGCCGCCGGGCGCGGCGCGCTTGCCGCTGATGTACTGGGGCAAGTACGTGGCGCATGATAATAATCGCGATGGCATGGGGCAGTTCCTGTCGCTGACGAAGAACGTCAACGACTTCTTCCTGCAGTGGAAGCCGCAGGTGATGCACGACCTGCACGAGTCGGTCACGTACTTGTACTCGAGCACCGGTACCGGCCCGTACAACGATGCCATCGATCCGATCACGGTGACCGAGTGGTGGATGATGGCGCAGGTCGACGTGCAGGAGATGACCAAGCGCGGCGTGCCGGGCGTGTGGACATACGGCTTCTACGATGGCTGGACGCCGAACTACATGTTCTTCGCGGCGCACACGAAGAATGCGATCGGCCGTTTCTACGAAGTGCAGAGCTACGGTCCGGACAACTACGAAGTGCGTCCGCCGGCGACGACCACGAGCCGTGAGTGGTTCCGTCCGAACCCGCCGCTGCCGTACATCAAGTGGGGCCCGCGCAACAACACGAACATCCAGGAGTCGGCGGTCCTCTTCTCGCTCAAGCACTTCGCCGACAACAAGTCGCTGTACCTGGAGAACTTCTGGATCAAGAGCAAGCGCGCGGTGGACAAGGGCAAGACGGGCGCCGGGCCGTTCGCGTGGGTGATTCCGGCCACGCAGCGCCGGAAGGCCGACGCCGCCGACGCGGTGAACGAACTGCGCAAGCAGGGGCTCGAAGTGCACACGGCCAACAGCGCTTTCTCGGTGGGATCGCTGGCGGTGAAGGCCGGCGACTACATCGTGCGCGGCGATCAGCCGTATCGCACGCTCGCCGACATGTACTTCTCGATCCAGAACTACTCGCCGGCCAACCCCAGCCCGTACGACGATACCGGTTGGACCTTCCAGTACATGCGCAACGTGGCCGTGCTGCCGGTCAGCGAGAAGAGCATTCTCGATCAGGGGATGTCGGCCGTCACGGCCAAGGTGCACGCGGCCGGCGGCATCGAGGGAACGGGACCGGTGCTGATCGTCGATCACACCACCGACAACAACCTGATGAAGTTCCGCACCACGCACGCCGCGGTGCGCATGCAGGCGGCGGAAGCCGAGTTCACGGCGGCAGGTCGCACGTTCCGCGCGGGCGCCTTCATCGTGCCGGCGGCTGATCGCGCCAAGCTGGAGCCGACGCTCAAGGAGCTGGGACTGAGCGGATATGCGGTGGCGAGTGCCCCCGCGGTGAAGATGCACGATCTGGATCTGCCGCGAATCGGCTACGTCCATGCCTGGCAGCGCACGCAGGATGAAGGCTGGGTGCGGGCGGCGCTCGATACGTACGGCGTACCGTACACGTACTTCGCCGACATCAAGCTCAAGGACGGCAATCTGCGCGCGAAGTACGACGTGATCATCTATCCGAGCGTAGGCGGCAGCGCACAGTCGCACGTGGCGGGTATCATCAAGTCGGGCGATACACCGTTGCCGTACAAGAAGTCGGCGGCCACACCGAACCTCGGTGCCAACGACAGCGCCGACGACATCCGCGGCGGCATGGGTATCGAGGGACTCACCGAGTTGTACAAGTTCGTGCAGGCCGGTGGTACGCTGATCGTGGAAGGCTCCACGACCACGATCTTCCCGGCGTATAACCTCACCAGCGGCATCACCGTCGAATCGCCGGCCGGCCTCTTCGCCCGCGGCACCATTCTGCGTGGCGTGGTCACCGATCGCACGAGCCCGTTGTCCTACGGCTTCGACGCGCAGCTGCCGGTGTACTTCAACCAGGACCCCGTGCTGGCCGTGGCCGGCTCGGCCGGACTCTTCGCCGGTGGTGGCGGTGGCCGCGGGTCGGCGCTGAGCCAGAACGTGACGCCGAATGCGGTGCCACTGCGCATTTCGCCGTGGACGTTCGGCGCGAGCGACTCGACCGGAACGCCGACGCCCGCCACGGGCCGTGGGGCCGCCCCTGGGGCCGCTGGCGCGCCTGGGGCAGGGCAGGGTGGCCGTGGCAGTGCCGGAGGCGCTGGTGCGGCGCCTGGCGCGGCGACGCCTGGTGCCGCCGGTGGCAACGTGTTCGGCGGGGCCACCGGCATCGACGGCTCGCGTCCGCGCGTCATTATGCAGTTCCCGGCGAATGCCGCCGACATGCTGCTCTCCGGCACGCTCGCCAATGGTGAAGGGTTGGCCAACCGCGCGCAGCTGGTGGATGCCCCGGTCGGCAAGGGGCACGTGGTGATGTTCGCCATCCGTCCGTTCTGGAGATGGCAAACGCAGGGCACGTACTTCCTCGGCTTCAACGCGATCCTGAACTGGAATGATTTGGACGCGGGCAAATAG